A section of the Apodemus sylvaticus chromosome 10, mApoSyl1.1, whole genome shotgun sequence genome encodes:
- the Ush1g gene encoding pre-mRNA splicing regulator USH1G, with translation MNDQYHRAARDGYLELLKEATRKELNAPDEDGMTPTLWAAYHGNLESLRLIVSRGGDPDKCDIWGNTPLHLAASNGHLHCLSFLVSFGANIWCLDNDYHTPLDMAAMKGHMECVRYLDSIAAKQSSLNPKLVGKLKDKAFREAERRIRECAKMQRKHHERMERRYRRELAERSDTLSFSSLASSTLSRRLQHMTLGSQLPYSQATLHGTAKGKAKIQKKLERRKQGVEGTFKVSEDGRKSVRSLSGLQLGSDVMFVRQGTYANPKEWGRAPLRDMFLSDEDSVSRATLAAEPAHSEVSTDSGHDSLFTRPGLGTMVFRRNYVSSGLHGLGREDGGLDGAGTPRGRLHSSPSLDDDSLGSANSLQDRSCGEELPWDELDLGLDEDLEPETSPLETFLASLHMEDFASLLRHEKIDLEALMLCSDLDLRSISVPLGPRKKILGAVRRRKQALERPLALEDTEL, from the exons ATGAATGACCAGTATCACCGGGCCGCCAGGGATGGCTATCTGGAGCTCCTCAAGGAGGCCACCCGGAAGGAGCTGAATGCCCCTGACGAGGATGGCATGACCCCGACCCTCTGGGCTGCCTACCATGGCAACCTGGAGTCGCTGCGCCTCATTGTAAGCCGGGG GGGTGACCCGGATAAGTGTGACATCTGGGGAAACACACCCTTGCATCTGGCGGCTTCCAATGGCCACCTGCACTGCCTGTCCTTCCTTGTGTCCTTCGGGGCCAACATCTGGTGCCTGGACAATGACTACCATACGCCGCTGGACATGGCCGCTATGAAGGGCCACATGGAGTGCGTGCGCTATCTGGATTCCATCGCGGCCAAGCAGAGCAGCCTCAACCCCAAGCTGGTGGGCAAGCTGAAGGACAAGGCCTTCCGCGAGGCGGAGCGGCGCATCCGCGAGTGCGCAAAGATGCAGCGCAAGCACCACGAGCGCATGGAGCGGCGCTACCGGCGCGAGCTGGCCGAGCGCTCCGACACGCTCAGCTTCTCCAGCCTCGCGTCCAGCACCCTGAGCCGCCGGCTGCAGCACATGACGCTGGGCAGCCAGCTGCCCTACTCGCAGGCCACGCTGCACGGCACGGCCAAGGGCAAGGCCAAGATCCAGAAGAAGCTGGAGAGGCGCAAGCAGGGGGTCGAGGGCACCTTCAAGGTCTCCGAGGACGGGCGCAAAAGCGTGCGATCGCTCTCAGGCCTGCAGCTGGGCAGCGATGTGATGTTTGTACGCCAGGGCACCTACGCCAACCCCAAGGAGTGGGGCCGTGCCCCACTCAGGGACATGTTCCTCTCGGACGAGGACAGCGTCTCCCGTGCCACGCTGGCTGCCGAGCCCGCCCACTCGGAGGTCAGCACCGACTCAGGCCACGACTCCTTGTTTACTCGCCCCGGCCTGGGTACCATGGTGTTTCGACGGAACTATGTGAGCAGCGGGTTGCACGGGCTGGGCCGAGAGGACGGGGGCTTGGATGGGGCAGGCACGCCGCGGGGTCGGCTGCATAGTTCCCCCAGCCTGGACGACGACAGCCTGGGCAGTGCCAACAGCTTACAGGACCGCAGTTGCGGGGAAGAGTTGCCCTGGGATGAGCTGGACTTGGGCTTGGATGAGGACCTGGAGCCTGAGACCAGCCCCTTGGAGACCTTCCTGGCCTCGCTGCACATGGAGGACTTTGCTTCCCTCCTGCGGCACGAGAAGATTGACCTGGAGGCCCTGATGCTGTGCTCTGACCTCGACCTACGCAGCATCAGCGTGCCCCTGGGACCTCGGAAGAAGATCCTGGGGGCCGTGAGGAGGCGCAAGCAGGCTCTGGAGCGACCCCTGGCCCTGGAGGACACGGAGCTGTGA